In Brachypodium distachyon strain Bd21 chromosome 2, Brachypodium_distachyon_v3.0, whole genome shotgun sequence, one genomic interval encodes:
- the LOC100831536 gene encoding uncharacterized protein LOC100831536 isoform X2 has protein sequence MEELAARAPPPPPRHRARRHRRKASDSSAYGDVFGGPPRFAAPFAGVPGDYADVFGGVAASCSIPYLDLPPAAACRDGGGAGAYGEIFARFDFGEFAAPYEDVFAEAEGMAEEIASWSGSSRSSIRKESGDLDAEPSLLYQHYPNIGYDQHFDEEQFSPMSFPPDGEQQFSMSYNMASRGRLDDLVEMTTCMVEPSINYVIDSCNLPNDSAADHVPVVDHGTVANGEKKETSPPPVPAISNSVADQKQHISTCLPITENLYEDENDDKKSSSHSASSDEVPSPDYPFLRVSNSSTQTAPIKVQPPSMLPPNLLNKNVDKANGDSEVNPNSAAAAAAIKEAMQFAEARLKAAKELMERKGDSFKLRKRPGHHRSTKSTEITDNKTPQEVHIFEEKQTLRMLAKDEKKHEDLAKASLDKHTDNGTVKLADCCHDAKGVVPLVKPQQMMQSGSKCEGNNGPITNPFTNHDCYEKGNKGVTAGDLERYGKSLDGNDIKELKMQRVNFTEDATSMGVGPKAPEVSLAEERKVYQEQTDSHSKEYVGVSNSPEDHNDGRIFESSCINRTSPNLHVVPEISSLPLEACISGGHTNGNKKCSDASTEETPLVVKSNEDNCNKDRPEVPCADETLCSFTRSQISHEHPEVPDIDEIKINQAESYETQCSQKMSSRVHRDAEAYEKDRMFRFVNEACLQNEKEIITEIYLDTPIGEETENFGAEDKADPHGDCLEEDVYWDAGSPEQEINDTVSSNDEENDEAEALDVFLEDSKLMESNVRTGGTFAEESDKLPESQGSLLEPQDLANKVDGVEDLGSHSNIKEAETNVLENSKKTLVDEILNHDKEGQISMETDTNKGLNDVYAEILARNNREGNVLHSETEVVAKIYSDYSMKMSTCSKDLQASFSEACASMQHLSQNAESVSARMSDEGTPFLENLENDCPKVDTEILANRYTALEGENTESKTEERDCKDRISSVNLKDRQSFAEDSASNFVQKSRGETPDVQKIDGSCSIRNTEREIQKEVSLRSDKAKGRECKMEREETKERTIREQEEEKERERERTKDRLAVQRATREAHERAFADARSKAERIALERITSSRQRASAKAHEKEEKASSEATTVKASREARIKAERAAVERATAEARDRAIEKAKAAADAKERMEKFRSSFKDGCKATNQDTQFQKAASNNYGRSTDSCDQDEFESALRHKARSERHQRTAERAEKALAEKNMRDMLVQREQAEKHRLAEFLDPEVKRWSNGKEGNLRALLSTLQYILGSDSGWQPVPLTDLITAAGVKKAYRKATLCVHPDKLQQRGATIRQKYICEKVFDLLKEAWNKFNSAER, from the exons ATggaggagctcgccgcgcgcgcgccgccgccgccaccgcggcaCCGGGCGCGGAGGCACCGGAGGAAGGCGTCGGACTCGTCGGCGTACGGGGACGTGTTCGGCGGGCCGCCGCGGTTCGCGGCGCCGTTCGCAGGGGTTCCGGGGGACTACGCGGATGTGTTCGGCGGCGTCGCGGCCTCGTGCTCCATCCCGTACCTCGACCTgcccccggccgccgcctgccgggacggcggcggcgcgggggcgtACGGCGAGATCTTCGCGCGGTTCGACTTCGGGGAGTTCGCGGCGCCGTATGAGGACGTGTtcgcggaggcggaggggatGGCGGAGGAGATCGCGTCCTGGAGCGGAAGCTCGAG gtcatcaatcagaaAAGAATCTGGCGACCTGGATGCCGAGCCATCTCTACTCTATCAACACTATCCAAATATAGGTTATGACCAACACTTTGATGAGGAACAGTTTTCTCCAATGTCCTTTCCTCCAGATGGTGAACAACAGTTCAGCATGTCATATAATATGGCCTCCAGAGGAAGACTAGATGATCTAGTTGAAATGACCACTTGCATGGTGGAACCTTCAATCAATTATGTGATTGACTCTTGCAATTTGCCGAATGATTCAGCAGCGGATCATGTTCCAGTAGTGGACCACGGTACAGTTGCTAATGGTGAAAAAAAGGAGACGAGCCCACCACCAGTTCCTGCAATTAGTAATTCTGTAGCTGATCAGAAGCAGCATATCTCAACTTGTCTTCCCATTACTGAAAATCTTTATGAAGATGAAAATGACGACAAGAAGTCTAGCAGTCATTCAGCATCAAGTGATGAAGTACCTTCCCCTGATTATCCATTCTTAAGGGTGTCCAACAGCAGCACTCAAACAGCTCCAATCAAAGTACAACCACCGTCAATGCTACCACCTAATTTGCTTAATAAAAATGTAGATAAAGCAAATGGAGATTCTGAGGTCAATCCTaactctgctgctgctgctgctgctataaAGGAAGCAATGCAATTTGCTGAAGCTAGATTAAAGGCTGCAAAAGAACTGATGGAAAGAAAAGGGGACAGTTTTAAGCTTCGAAAGAGACCAGGTCATCATAGGAGCACAAAGTCGACAGAAATCACGGATAATAAGACCCCACAAGAGGTGCATATATTTGAAGAAAAACAGACCTTGAGAATGTTGGCAAAAGACGAGAAGAAACATGAGGATCTAGCGAAAGCTTCGCTAGATAAGCACACAGACAATGGTACAGTTAAGCTAGCAGACTGTTGTCACGATGCAAAAGGGGTTGTACCACTGGTGAAGCCTCAGCAGATGATGCAAAGTGGCAGTAAATGTGAGGGTAATAATGGTCCGATAACAAATCCCTTCACAAATCACGACTGCTATGAGAAAGGTAACAAAGGGGTTACTGCAGGGGATTTGGAGAGATACGGGAAATCGTTGGATGGTAATGACATAAAAGAACTGAAAATGCAACGTGTAAATTTTACAGAAGATGCTACATCTATGGGGGTTGGACCGAAGGCTCCTGAAGTTTCTTTAGCTGAGGAAAGGAAGGTGTACCAAGAACAAACTGATTCCCATAGTAAAGAATATGTGGGGGTAAGCAATTCTCCAGAAGATCATAATGATGGCAGGATATTTGAGAGTTCATGTATAAATCGTACATCTCCAAATCTGCATGTTGTTCCAGAAATATCCAGTTTGCCTTTGGAGGCTTGTATATCTGGAGGCCATACCAATGGCAACAAAAAGTGTTCTGATGCTAGTACTGAGGAAACTCCCCTAGTAGTAAAATCTAACGAAGACAACTGCAACAAAGACAGACCTGAGGTCCCATGTGCTGATGAGACACTCTGCTCTTTTACAAGGAGTCAAATATCACATGAACATCCAGAAGTTCCTGATATTGATGAAATCAAGATAAATCAAGCAGAATCTTATGAGACCCAATGCTCTCAAAAGATGTCTAGTAGAGTTCACAGGGATGCCGAAGCCTATGAGAAAGACAGGATGTTCAGATTTGTCAATGAAGCATGCCTGCAgaatgaaaaagaaataatAACTGAAATATATTTGGATACACCCATTGGTGAAGAAACGGAGAATTTTGGAGCTGAAGATAAAGCAGATCCCCATGGAGATTGTCTAGAGGAAGATGTATACTGGGATGCTGGATCTCCTGAACAGGAAATCAACGATACAGTAAGTTCTAATGATGAAGAAAATGATGAAGCAGAAGCGTTGGATGTATTTCTGGAAGACAGCAAATTGATGGAAAGCAATGTTAGAACAGGTGGTACTTTTGCTGAGGAATCAGATAAACTCCCAGAATCACAAGGTTCATTATTGGAACCTCAAGACTTGGCAAACAAAGTGGATGGAGTTGAGGATCTTGGATCCCATAGTAACATAAAAGAAGCAGAAACAAACGTGTTAGAGAACAGCAAGAAGACACTGGTGGATGAAATTTTAAACCATGATAAGGAGGGCCAAATATCCATGGAAACTGATACCAACAAAGGATTAAATGACGTATATGCAGAAATACTTGCAAGGAATAACAGAGAGGGTAATGTACTTCATTCTGAAACTGAAGTTGTCGCCAAGATTTACAGTGATTATAGCATGAAGATGAGCACATGCTCAAAAGATCTGCAAGCTTCATTCTCAGAAGCATGCGCTAGTATGCAGCACTTGTCTCAAAATGCTGAATCTGTTTCCGCTCGGATGTCTGATGAAGGCACTCCTTTTCTTGAAAATCTTGAAAATGATTGCCCAAAAGTAGACACAGAAATATTGGCAAATAGATACACAGCATTAGAAGGGGAAAATACGGAAAGCAAAACTGAAGAAAGAGATTGCAAAGACAGAATATCAAGTGTAAACTTGAAGGATCGACAATCTTTTGCAGAGGATAGCGCATCAAATTTTGTTCAGAAATCAAGAGGAGAGACCCCTGATGTTCAGAAAATCGATGGGAGCTGTAGTATAAGAAATACAGAAAGAGAAATTCAAAAGGAGGTCTCCCTAAGATCAGATAAAGCTAAAGGAAGGGAATGCAAAATGGAAAGGGAAGAAACCAAAGAGAGAACAATAAGAGAacaagaggaagagaaggaacGGGAGAGAGAGCGGACAAAAGATAGACTTGCTGTTCAGAGAGCTACGAGAGAAGCTCACGAGAGAGCGTTTGCTGATGCTCGATCAAAGGCTGAACGAATAGCATTAGAAAGGATTACCTCTTCACGACAAAGAGCATCTGCAAAAGCACatgagaaagaagagaaggcaAGTTCTGAAGCAACTACTGTGAAGGCTTCTAGAGAAGCAAGAATAAAAGCAGAACGTGCAGCAGTGGAGAGAGCAACTGCTGAAGCTCGGGACAGGGCAATTGAAAAGGCAAAAGCTGCTGCGGATGCTAAGGAGCGAATGGAAAAATTCAGGTCCTCATTCAAGGATGGTTGTAAGGCTACTAATCAG GACACACAATTTCAGAAGGCAGCTTCTAATAACTATGGAAGAAGCACAGATTCTTGTGATCAAG ATGAGTTTGAATCAGCTCTAAGACACAAAGCAAGATCTGAGAGGCACCAACGGACTGCTGAGCGAGCG GAAAAAGCTCTAGCCGAAAAGAATATGCGGGACATGCTGGTTCAGAGGGAGCAAGCAGAGAAACAT AGATTGGCCGAGTTCCTTGATCCTGAAGTCAAGAGATGGTCAAATGGAAAGGAAGGAAATCTGCGAGCATTGTTATCTACGTTGCAATAC ATACTTGGTTCAGACAGTGGCTGGCAGCCAGTTCCACTCACAGATCTCATTACAGCTGCCGGTGTCAAGAAAGCATATAGGAAGGCAACCCTTTGTGTCCATCCAGATAAATTACAACAAAGGGGTGCTACAATCAGACAAAAGTACATCTGCGAGAAGGTGTTTGATCTTCTTAAG GAAGCCTGGAACAAATTCAATTCTGCAGAGCGCTAG
- the LOC100831536 gene encoding uncharacterized protein LOC100831536 isoform X1, which yields MEELAARAPPPPPRHRARRHRRKASDSSAYGDVFGGPPRFAAPFAGVPGDYADVFGGVAASCSIPYLDLPPAAACRDGGGAGAYGEIFARFDFGEFAAPYEDVFAEAEGMAEEIASWSGSSRSSIRKESGDLDAEPSLLYQHYPNIGYDQHFDEEQFSPMSFPPDGEQQFSMSYNMASRGRLDDLVEMTTCMVEPSINYVIDSCNLPNDSAADHVPVVDHGTVANGEKKETSPPPVPAISNSVADQKQHISTCLPITENLYEDENDDKKSSSHSASSDEVPSPDYPFLRVSNSSTQTAPIKVQPPSMLPPNLLNKNVDKANGDSEVNPNSAAAAAAIKEAMQFAEARLKAAKELMERKGDSFKLRKRPGHHRSTKSTEITDNKTPQEVHIFEEKQTLRMLAKDEKKHEDLAKASLDKHTDNGTVKLADCCHDAKGVVPLVKPQQMMQSGSKCEGNNGPITNPFTNHDCYEKGNKGVTAGDLERYGKSLDGNDIKELKMQRVNFTEDATSMGVGPKAPEVSLAEERKVYQEQTDSHSKEYVGVSNSPEDHNDGRIFESSCINRTSPNLHVVPEISSLPLEACISGGHTNGNKKCSDASTEETPLVVKSNEDNCNKDRPEVPCADETLCSFTRSQISHEHPEVPDIDEIKINQAESYETQCSQKMSSRVHRDAEAYEKDRMFRFVNEACLQNEKEIITEIYLDTPIGEETENFGAEDKADPHGDCLEEDVYWDAGSPEQEINDTVSSNDEENDEAEALDVFLEDSKLMESNVRTGGTFAEESDKLPESQGSLLEPQDLANKVDGVEDLGSHSNIKEAETNVLENSKKTLVDEILNHDKEGQISMETDTNKGLNDVYAEILARNNREGNVLHSETEVVAKIYSDYSMKMSTCSKDLQASFSEACASMQHLSQNAESVSARMSDEGTPFLENLENDCPKVDTEILANRYTALEGENTESKTEERDCKDRISSVNLKDRQSFAEDSASNFVQKSRGETPDVQKIDGSCSIRNTEREIQKEVSLRSDKAKGRECKMEREETKERTIREQEEEKERERERTKDRLAVQRATREAHERAFADARSKAERIALERITSSRQRASAKAHEKEEKASSEATTVKASREARIKAERAAVERATAEARDRAIEKAKAAADAKERMEKFRSSFKDGCKATNQDTQFQKAASNNYGRSTDSCDQVDEFESALRHKARSERHQRTAERAEKALAEKNMRDMLVQREQAEKHRLAEFLDPEVKRWSNGKEGNLRALLSTLQYILGSDSGWQPVPLTDLITAAGVKKAYRKATLCVHPDKLQQRGATIRQKYICEKVFDLLKEAWNKFNSAER from the exons ATggaggagctcgccgcgcgcgcgccgccgccgccaccgcggcaCCGGGCGCGGAGGCACCGGAGGAAGGCGTCGGACTCGTCGGCGTACGGGGACGTGTTCGGCGGGCCGCCGCGGTTCGCGGCGCCGTTCGCAGGGGTTCCGGGGGACTACGCGGATGTGTTCGGCGGCGTCGCGGCCTCGTGCTCCATCCCGTACCTCGACCTgcccccggccgccgcctgccgggacggcggcggcgcgggggcgtACGGCGAGATCTTCGCGCGGTTCGACTTCGGGGAGTTCGCGGCGCCGTATGAGGACGTGTtcgcggaggcggaggggatGGCGGAGGAGATCGCGTCCTGGAGCGGAAGCTCGAG gtcatcaatcagaaAAGAATCTGGCGACCTGGATGCCGAGCCATCTCTACTCTATCAACACTATCCAAATATAGGTTATGACCAACACTTTGATGAGGAACAGTTTTCTCCAATGTCCTTTCCTCCAGATGGTGAACAACAGTTCAGCATGTCATATAATATGGCCTCCAGAGGAAGACTAGATGATCTAGTTGAAATGACCACTTGCATGGTGGAACCTTCAATCAATTATGTGATTGACTCTTGCAATTTGCCGAATGATTCAGCAGCGGATCATGTTCCAGTAGTGGACCACGGTACAGTTGCTAATGGTGAAAAAAAGGAGACGAGCCCACCACCAGTTCCTGCAATTAGTAATTCTGTAGCTGATCAGAAGCAGCATATCTCAACTTGTCTTCCCATTACTGAAAATCTTTATGAAGATGAAAATGACGACAAGAAGTCTAGCAGTCATTCAGCATCAAGTGATGAAGTACCTTCCCCTGATTATCCATTCTTAAGGGTGTCCAACAGCAGCACTCAAACAGCTCCAATCAAAGTACAACCACCGTCAATGCTACCACCTAATTTGCTTAATAAAAATGTAGATAAAGCAAATGGAGATTCTGAGGTCAATCCTaactctgctgctgctgctgctgctataaAGGAAGCAATGCAATTTGCTGAAGCTAGATTAAAGGCTGCAAAAGAACTGATGGAAAGAAAAGGGGACAGTTTTAAGCTTCGAAAGAGACCAGGTCATCATAGGAGCACAAAGTCGACAGAAATCACGGATAATAAGACCCCACAAGAGGTGCATATATTTGAAGAAAAACAGACCTTGAGAATGTTGGCAAAAGACGAGAAGAAACATGAGGATCTAGCGAAAGCTTCGCTAGATAAGCACACAGACAATGGTACAGTTAAGCTAGCAGACTGTTGTCACGATGCAAAAGGGGTTGTACCACTGGTGAAGCCTCAGCAGATGATGCAAAGTGGCAGTAAATGTGAGGGTAATAATGGTCCGATAACAAATCCCTTCACAAATCACGACTGCTATGAGAAAGGTAACAAAGGGGTTACTGCAGGGGATTTGGAGAGATACGGGAAATCGTTGGATGGTAATGACATAAAAGAACTGAAAATGCAACGTGTAAATTTTACAGAAGATGCTACATCTATGGGGGTTGGACCGAAGGCTCCTGAAGTTTCTTTAGCTGAGGAAAGGAAGGTGTACCAAGAACAAACTGATTCCCATAGTAAAGAATATGTGGGGGTAAGCAATTCTCCAGAAGATCATAATGATGGCAGGATATTTGAGAGTTCATGTATAAATCGTACATCTCCAAATCTGCATGTTGTTCCAGAAATATCCAGTTTGCCTTTGGAGGCTTGTATATCTGGAGGCCATACCAATGGCAACAAAAAGTGTTCTGATGCTAGTACTGAGGAAACTCCCCTAGTAGTAAAATCTAACGAAGACAACTGCAACAAAGACAGACCTGAGGTCCCATGTGCTGATGAGACACTCTGCTCTTTTACAAGGAGTCAAATATCACATGAACATCCAGAAGTTCCTGATATTGATGAAATCAAGATAAATCAAGCAGAATCTTATGAGACCCAATGCTCTCAAAAGATGTCTAGTAGAGTTCACAGGGATGCCGAAGCCTATGAGAAAGACAGGATGTTCAGATTTGTCAATGAAGCATGCCTGCAgaatgaaaaagaaataatAACTGAAATATATTTGGATACACCCATTGGTGAAGAAACGGAGAATTTTGGAGCTGAAGATAAAGCAGATCCCCATGGAGATTGTCTAGAGGAAGATGTATACTGGGATGCTGGATCTCCTGAACAGGAAATCAACGATACAGTAAGTTCTAATGATGAAGAAAATGATGAAGCAGAAGCGTTGGATGTATTTCTGGAAGACAGCAAATTGATGGAAAGCAATGTTAGAACAGGTGGTACTTTTGCTGAGGAATCAGATAAACTCCCAGAATCACAAGGTTCATTATTGGAACCTCAAGACTTGGCAAACAAAGTGGATGGAGTTGAGGATCTTGGATCCCATAGTAACATAAAAGAAGCAGAAACAAACGTGTTAGAGAACAGCAAGAAGACACTGGTGGATGAAATTTTAAACCATGATAAGGAGGGCCAAATATCCATGGAAACTGATACCAACAAAGGATTAAATGACGTATATGCAGAAATACTTGCAAGGAATAACAGAGAGGGTAATGTACTTCATTCTGAAACTGAAGTTGTCGCCAAGATTTACAGTGATTATAGCATGAAGATGAGCACATGCTCAAAAGATCTGCAAGCTTCATTCTCAGAAGCATGCGCTAGTATGCAGCACTTGTCTCAAAATGCTGAATCTGTTTCCGCTCGGATGTCTGATGAAGGCACTCCTTTTCTTGAAAATCTTGAAAATGATTGCCCAAAAGTAGACACAGAAATATTGGCAAATAGATACACAGCATTAGAAGGGGAAAATACGGAAAGCAAAACTGAAGAAAGAGATTGCAAAGACAGAATATCAAGTGTAAACTTGAAGGATCGACAATCTTTTGCAGAGGATAGCGCATCAAATTTTGTTCAGAAATCAAGAGGAGAGACCCCTGATGTTCAGAAAATCGATGGGAGCTGTAGTATAAGAAATACAGAAAGAGAAATTCAAAAGGAGGTCTCCCTAAGATCAGATAAAGCTAAAGGAAGGGAATGCAAAATGGAAAGGGAAGAAACCAAAGAGAGAACAATAAGAGAacaagaggaagagaaggaacGGGAGAGAGAGCGGACAAAAGATAGACTTGCTGTTCAGAGAGCTACGAGAGAAGCTCACGAGAGAGCGTTTGCTGATGCTCGATCAAAGGCTGAACGAATAGCATTAGAAAGGATTACCTCTTCACGACAAAGAGCATCTGCAAAAGCACatgagaaagaagagaaggcaAGTTCTGAAGCAACTACTGTGAAGGCTTCTAGAGAAGCAAGAATAAAAGCAGAACGTGCAGCAGTGGAGAGAGCAACTGCTGAAGCTCGGGACAGGGCAATTGAAAAGGCAAAAGCTGCTGCGGATGCTAAGGAGCGAATGGAAAAATTCAGGTCCTCATTCAAGGATGGTTGTAAGGCTACTAATCAG GACACACAATTTCAGAAGGCAGCTTCTAATAACTATGGAAGAAGCACAGATTCTTGTGATCAAG TAGATGAGTTTGAATCAGCTCTAAGACACAAAGCAAGATCTGAGAGGCACCAACGGACTGCTGAGCGAGCG GAAAAAGCTCTAGCCGAAAAGAATATGCGGGACATGCTGGTTCAGAGGGAGCAAGCAGAGAAACAT AGATTGGCCGAGTTCCTTGATCCTGAAGTCAAGAGATGGTCAAATGGAAAGGAAGGAAATCTGCGAGCATTGTTATCTACGTTGCAATAC ATACTTGGTTCAGACAGTGGCTGGCAGCCAGTTCCACTCACAGATCTCATTACAGCTGCCGGTGTCAAGAAAGCATATAGGAAGGCAACCCTTTGTGTCCATCCAGATAAATTACAACAAAGGGGTGCTACAATCAGACAAAAGTACATCTGCGAGAAGGTGTTTGATCTTCTTAAG GAAGCCTGGAACAAATTCAATTCTGCAGAGCGCTAG